From Branchiostoma floridae strain S238N-H82 chromosome 5, Bfl_VNyyK, whole genome shotgun sequence:
NNNNNNNNNNNNNNNNNNNNNNNNNNNNNNNNNNNNNNNNNNNNNNNNNNNNNNNNNNNNNNNNNNNNNNNNNNNNNNNNNNNNNNNNNNNNNNNNNNNNNNNNNNNNNNNNNNNNNNNNNNNNNNNNNNNNNNNNNNNNNNNNNNNNNNNNNNNNNNNNNNNNNNNNNNNNNNNNNNNNNNNNNNNNNNNNNNNNNNNNNNNNNNNNNNNNNNNNNNNNNNNNNNNNNNNNNNNNNNNNNNNNNNNNNNNNNNNNNNNNNNNNNNNNNNNNNNNNNNNNNNNNNNNNNNNNNNNNNNNNNNNNNNNNNNNNNNNNNNNNNNNNNNNNNNNNNNNNNNNNNNNNNNNNNNNNNNNNNNNNNNNNNNNNNNNNNNNNNNNNNNNNNNNNNNNNNNNNNNNNNNNNNNNNNNNNNNNNNNNNNNNNNNNNNNNNNNNNNNNNNNNNNNNNNNNNNNNNNNNNNNNNNNNNNNNNNNNNNNNNNNNNNNNNNNNNNNNNNNNNNNNNNNNNNNNNNNNNNNNNNNNNNNNNNNNNNNNNNNNNNNNNNNNNNNNNNNNNNNNNNNNNNNNNNNNNNNNNNNNNNNNNNNNNNNNNNNNNNNNNNNNNNNNNNNNNNNNNNNNNNNNNNNNNNNNNNNNNNNNNNNNNNNNNNNNNNNNNNNNNNNNNNNNNNNNNNNNNNNNNNNNNNNNNNNNNNNNNNNNNNNNNNNNNNNNNNNNNNNNNNNNNNNNNNNNNNNNNNNNNNNNNNNNNNNNNNNNNNNNNNNNNNNNNNNNNNNNNNNNNNNNNNNNNNNNNNNNNNNNNNNNNNNNNNNNNNNNNNNNNNNNNNNNNNNNNNNNNNNNNNNNNNNNNNNNNNNNNNNNNNNNNNNNNNNNNNNNNNNNNNNNNNNNNNNNNNNNNNNNNNNNNNNNNNNNNNNNNNNNNNNNNNNNNNNNNNNNNNNNNNNNNNNNNNNNNNNNNNNNNNNNNNNNNNNNNNNNNNNNNNNNNNNNNNNNNNNNNNNNNNNNNNNNNNNNNNNNNNNNNNNNNNNNNNNNNNNNNNNNNNNNNNNNNNNNNNNNNNNNNNNNNNNNNNNNNNNNNNNNNNNNNNNNNNNNNNNNNNNNNNNNNNNNNNNNNNNNNNNNNNNNNNNNNNNNNNNNNNNNNNNNNNNNNNNNNNNNNNNNNNNNNNNNNNNNNNNNNNNNNNNNNNNNNNNNNNNNNNNNNNNNNNNNNNNNNNNNNNNNNNNNNNNNNNNNNNNNNNNNNNNNNNNNNNNNNNNNNNNNNNNNNNNNNNNNNNNNNNNNNNNNNNNNNNNNNNNNNNNNNNNNNNNNNNNNNNNNNNNNNNNNNNNNNNNNNNNNNNNNNNNNNNNNNNNNNNNNNNNNNNNNNNNNNNNNNNNNNNNNNNNNNNNNNNNNNNNNNNNNNNNNNNNNNNNNNNNNNNNNNNNNNNNNNNNNNNNNNNNNNNNNNNNNNNNNNNNNNNNNNNNNNNNNNNNNNNNNNNNNNNNNNNNNNNNNNNNNNNNNNNNNNNNNNNNNNNNNNNNNNNNNNNNNNNNNNNNNNNNNNNNNNNNNNNNNNNNNNNNNNNNNNNNNNNNNNNNNNNNNNNNNNNNNNNNNNNNNNNNNNNNNNNNNNNNNNNNNNNNNNNNNNNNNNNNNNNNNNNNNNNNNNNNNNNNNNNNNNNNNNNNNNNNNNNNNNNNNNNNNNNNNNNNNNNNNNNNNNNNNNNNNNNNNNNNNNNNNNNNNNNNNNNNNNNNNNNNNNNNNNNNNNNNNNNNNNNNNNNNNgcataagatagtatcaaagttggccaaggagtatagccggccaaaagCCCTGTGGCCAGCTcactccctttggctggctatactccttaaccagctttgattctatcttatgccatcggtaaatctgcctggagactagaATAAAGCCACATGTTTTCATCAGAGCTATAATTTCCATTAGTAGTTGACAGTAAATGGTGAAAGGACTCCAGCAAGAATACTGACTGTAAAACCTACTCTACAGAGAGATTTTTCTACATagatttaaagagatctacacagttttttttaccatttcaatgATTTTGTTTCGCCATTGCCCTCCATCTAAAGGAAGACCACTGCTAGGAAAAGCTAGAGATGAAAAGCCAGCAGTAGAGAAATTTACAAATCAGACAGACTCACCAGGCATTCTGGGAATCTCTCCGTACGTCCTGATAAGGTTGCCAGCCTGCATGTTCCTGGTAGCCAGGATGTAGCGCTTGTGGGTCCCTCCTGCAACGATCGCAATTCTGGCCGAACGGTTGGGATCGTACTTGATAGAGACCACCTGTGGAAATGCAGATGGAGTAAGTACTGTAAGTAAGCTGGTCCATGACTTCTGAGTGAACTGAGACTCAAGTAACTAGACACAAACCAGCAAATATAGACAGGTTTGTGTTTTAGTGACATTGCTTATGGGAGCTGgttacatactagtaatttgtAGTGTTATTCAGGGCAACTTATACAAGTATTATATACCTTTTCTGTTGTAGGAGGTCCTTTCTCTGGACCAATTCGCTTGAAATCCACCATCCTGTAGCGGCGCTTGTGTCCACCTCCGATGCCATGGATGGCAATTCTTCCTGGAAAAACAGATTCAACATTTTTGATGCTCAAGTAAAGGTTGCATTACCAGTGTACAAGTATCCTTGAAATGTATACAAAAGATTATTGAACTTTTCAAGTTTTAGCAATTAAACATATTGAAAGTTGACAGACCTGTCTTGGGGTCCCTTCCACCACTCTTAGGGAATGGAATAGGCTTTAATGTGTAGGCGCCCTTCTTGTAGATGGGATGTTCCTTGAACTTGACAAACCCATCCTTAAACTTGTTGTCATGAGGCACTGTGCCTGTTGTATGCAGTCCTGATTTTTGTACTACTAGTCCTGATCCAGAGCATAATATATTCTGTGAACTAGCCAATGTCAAGTGAGTAGGACATTTTCCTGATCTTGCCCTCTCACTGCTTTCGAGTTTGAGTGCATATTGAAGACTGCTACAGTTCAATGCTCTGGTACATTGGACTAACGTGTAGGAAGAACCTCTGAGGCTCAGTCTGGCCAAGGACCTGGACAAGTTGAGTATGCTCTGTGACATTTTGTCCTGTGTCAGGGACTAGTGTGACATATTCCTTTTCACAGGTAGGACCCAATGGAGCAAACCTGTCAAAACAATTAAGAGTGCCAGGTTGATATACCAGTAgcttgtcaatcaatcaatcaagcaatTAATTCATAAATTCACTTTACAATACCAAATTCATGAAATTAGTTactaataaatcaataaataaataaacaataccAAATTGATGAAATGTCAAAAATTCTAAACGATTTTGTTAGGTTTACCACCTTTTAAGTAATTGCTTTCAGacaaaaaacacatttcatcGCTGTCTTTATACGTAATAGTAATACACTATCTACAAACTACATAAATACGGGTAGAGTGCTAACAGTGGTCTGTGTTCAGAACAGCTATTCAACGTTACAAAACAAATTAGGACCGGTTATCAAAGTTTAACTGTTTGACTGTAATATTATCTATAGTCTGAAACCAAATTCCTACCTTAAACAACAATCTTAAAGGTTTGAAGACAAGTTTTCTCTTTCTTTACCTGTTCTCATGTGCGTGACCTTTTCTTTTCGGGAGCAACCATGATGGACAATTCCATTCAGCCTTAGGTAGCGACTCATTATGCTTTCTGTAATATTTCGTTTTTACAGGAAAAATGTTCATAATAAGTATAAAATCATAGATATTCCATCATAAACAATAATCTATAGAATCAAGATACGTTACATAGTATAAAAAAAGGTTTACTATTTCATAacttttcaatttcaatttcatacCTACTAAAACATGAGATGGTCCATCCTGCTTTGACCTTTCCCCTCGAAGAAGCATGGTGGGATAGCGACGCTACTGAGACGAAAAACCTCGCACAATTTTTCCACATTCTGGGACGAATTCTGCACCAACAAACCCATTCTTTGTTTCAACAAGACGATAGAGAGATTTGAGACTCCAGATGGCAAACGCTCTTGAGGACTACGTCAACAGTATCCTTGTTTATTTGATGCAATCATACATGGTTGTTCCAACGCaacggtgggaggggggtacagATGAATTTGTAGCATGGTGCCCGGCCCCATGTTGTTGTCATCATTTACTACGTATATGATATCGACGTTTTATGAAGGAACCATGATTTGTCTGAGTATATTCTTggaaaagaataaaatgtgtGTTTAGATAAGCTATATGACATCACGCGCATTGGTAACTTTGGCACCATTGCAATTCTGTCCTAAAGAGTAAAGATTATATTATTTCTTGGCATCACTTCCATTTCTTTGCATTAATATTGTTCGTATGTTGAAGAATTCCTTAACCTTTTGTTGTAGAAACGGTTTCAGTCATTACTTCAGATGGCCGAATGATAGTGGTAAGTAACCTTCATATCATAATCTAGCAGATTCAAATGATTCGAAAccacatgatatacatgtaacggaAGGGACCCGTTAACGTTACTAGTAGTAGAGCTATGCACAGTTTAGATTACAAGTAGGATTTTTCATTGGTAACGTTAATCTATTTAGACCCCTTCTTCGGGGGTGCCGTATATGTGACTTGATGGAATTATGTTGATAGATGTTACCTCGCCAAGATTCCAACATTATAGCCAAGTTGCATTTGAGGAGATGAGCTATTCTCGTTAAACAAATGTTGTGTTCATTGTTTGAAACTTAACAGTccagttagaaaaaaaactatgagATGACAAGCTGCCAGTGTCAGTGACCAAGGTGGTAGCTGACTGTCAATCAATTCAAATCAAGACCAGACTTGATGACCACAGGAAGCACAACAATGGAGATCAACAGGCATCAAACTTTCTCTCCCATGAATGTTATAAAGGTATCTGATTTTGACCCATACAGGGAACACTGAAAGGGTTTGACCAGACGACTAACCTCATCTTGGACGAGAGCCATGAGCGAGTCTTCAGCTCAGGGCAGGGTGTGGAGCAGGTGGTGCTGGGACTGTACATTATCAGGGGGGACAACATGTGAGTAGAGTTTTTACCAAAATAATCAGACATAGCGGCCCCATACATACAATGATAGATTGTGTGTAATGCTTTGGAATCAGCTGTCTCCTGCGTTTTGTTGCtagggagcccatgttgttaattctTGTTGTTAAACTGTCATTTCAAGCTAGGAAAAATAATCGTCAACTTCATGCCAAATTCCTGTCCCGTgacagagggatgggtcctggagatgATCCTGTTTGGACTACATTTTTTAGTGGGGAAAAATTAGGTTGTGGGATAGTCCAGACAGAGCTACAAGTGGTTTCCACTTGCGCTTGCAGTCATTCAACATATAAATGACTTTTACATTTCACCTTACATGTCTTATACATGTCTCTATATTATATTTGTAATACAATGTAGTGACGTAGCTTATGAATTAGTAAGCATTTTTGGTAGAGagatattttgaaatgtgcttgCAAAATTTGTAAAGCAAACCTGGAAACAAAGCTCAAAAGGCATCTGTTAAACTGATTAATTCAAGCAAGGAGGGTGGTCAACCTTTATTTGGTGCACTGGAACTTAAATTCATTGTACTAATTTGTAGTTACTTAATGCTTCTTGTTTCAACAGAGCCGTGGTAGGAGAAATAGACGATGACATTGACACCAGATTAGACATGGTGAACATCAAGGCAGAACCTCTCAACCCAGTGGTGCACTGACACTCGGGACTGCGCTAGgaccttcaagcagatgttggaagggAAGATCCTGACATCTTTCCATTCccccatttttgttgttgttgagatGCTTCTGTTACAAAACAAGGCAGTCAGAAAAAGCTACAAGTTTCTGTGTCTGCTTTGATCTTGACTGAACTGTACATTCACTCTTTACACTGTTTTGAGTCAAGGATTCATGTAAGACAATGGCAGTAGCCACAGATAGTCCTGTCATATACTCGCTTTTGAACTCAAGTTTTGATAATAATATCCTTATACtataaactactagtacttactgcatcttttgtacaatgtagatatcAGGTAGTATTACAAAGTGTGATCTGGGACTATTGCAAATTAATCCCATCATAGGTTGTATCTGTGTGTATCCCTGGACTTTATATGCAAGTcatcctcatgatcttttgtacatgaccaggcttttagctagcaatgcgtacgggcgtacaatgtacgccctttaataaaaatatcacaaaatgtacgccctgttttttggatGTACGGCTTCtgtacgcccttattttcccccggaaacttcgctcaaagttcaaaattcgccgattccgGGCCGAGCGCCGagcaccgagccgccattttgggtgattctacctcaagtctcgcgcaCTCTCGCAccaactcacatctcgcgaatcgcgagagtcgcaccccattggccatttcggcgtgacgtagcgcgcccgggcgccattattggtggaatatctgatatccccgctgttttcgcgggaaaaatcacgcaggaaagcataaaaactttgatttgtttacgaaaactcgtcgaatgcctgaagtcattggtgataagtacatgtataggattgttttggaggttttttttgcttgtttgtcggtggaatgtgggaaaaacaaccgctaatgtgacgatgacatactggggaggggggcggtttcggcactgaattcgtagaaaatgttgaacggaggtcgcgattttttcacggtaacttgagatattacttttgttgcagtctttattttcaaaatattgataaatggatgttgtttgttgagaaaatttcgcttaatttgcccttggaGCACATAttttctgctatatattttcgatgaattaaatgtttgtacacatatttttctgtactgtgtaaagttaacactgatgttacaggctacaagtaacttttcagtgcatttattttcagctatgttcttaacagagtagatacacaaaagaaatataagatgtacctggcagtcctggctacactttctcctctgttggtttgcagattttcttgtagacttctttagcttgctgttgttatatatgtaacatcaCCTTTAGCAGTGAGGTTAATTTACTCTctctgattgtatgtattaactcatgaaacattatattgtaaggaatcagtgttatattacttgaaaattacctcatgtattctgtaagccatacccacctctaatcaagaacacatacctcccattctcaggacaaaagtagtaatgcagcaaagacaaaaatttggctatattctacttcaaaatgcaggaaatagcatttcagaggctttaaatttaaaaattttccgggggaggatacccccggacccccctacaatgctcgcgccttcggcgctcgtcgCGCGGCTCCGCCGTGCAGTGCGGagagtacaacacattacagatgtacaccctaaaaaaaattcctagctaaaagcctgtacATGACAATCTGTGTTTAGCAAATGAGATTCTTTCAAGTGGCACCAGGCATACAGTGTTAGTCTCACTACTATTGTCACAAAAAAGGAAAGGGCAAAGGATGTCCTTTCATGCTGTCCTGTGGTAAAGC
This genomic window contains:
- the LOC118415538 gene encoding U6 snRNA-associated Sm-like protein LSm8 — encoded protein: MANALEDYVNKTVSVITSDGRMIVGTLKGFDQTTNLILDESHERVFSSGQGVEQVVLGLYIIRGDNIAVVGEIDDDIDTRLDMVNIKAEPLNPVVH
- the LOC118416170 gene encoding 39S ribosomal protein L2, mitochondrial-like is translated as MSQSILNLSRSLARLSLRGSSYTLVQCTRALNCSSLQYALKLESSERARSGKCPTHLTLASSQNILCSGSGLVVQKSGLHTTGTVPHDNKFKDGFVKFKEHPIYKKGAYTLKPIPFPKSGGRDPKTGRIAIHGIGGGHKRRYRMVDFKRIGPEKGPPTTEKVVSIKYDPNRSARIAIVAGGTHKRYILATRNMQAGNLIRTYGEIPRMPGESVILQLPSKHQISIDERCMVTVGQVSNHEHNQRIIGKAGRNRWLGKRPSSGLWQRKGGWAGRKIRPLPPIKVYLASDKVEEKET